Below is a genomic region from Telmatobacter sp. DSM 110680.
GGACATTCGGTTCAGATTTTCCTGCTCGGCGAAGGAGTATCGCTCATGCGGCAATCTGTTGCTGCCGCCGTGGTGCCAGTTGGCTGGCCAGCGCTCGGAGAGACCCTGAGAAAAGTGGCTGACCGAAAGGTCCAGATCTACGCATGCGGAGCATGCTGTCGAGCGCGAAGTGTGGCGCAGTCCGATCTCGATCAGTGGGGAGCGAAATTCGGCAGTCCCACGATCTTTGTTTCGTTGGTAGAGTGGGCGGACCGCGTGATCACGGAGTAAACGACGGGTGCGGACAGGATCTATCGATCCCGTCCGCGATGTTGGTGCAGCTATTTCGGAAGCGATGCAGTGCCGATGACGGTGAAGCCAGCTTCTGATTTTGCTTTTGTCTCTTCAGGTTGTGCGCCGCCGAGTGTCAGTGTGTATTTGCCGGCGAGAATGGAGCGGTTGCCCTGATCGTCCACGCTCGAGAGTGAGCGTGGCTCGATCTTGAGGGAGACTTCCTTGCTGGCGCCGGGGCCGATGGTGACGCGGTCGAAGCCGACTAGTGTGTGGATGGGGCCACCCTCCTGTGGAGTTCTCAGGTAAGCTTCGACAACTTCGTCGCCGCTCATGGTGCCGTTGTTGGTGACGCTGACAGTCGCAGTGATGGGATCTCCTGCTTTGAGATTGGAGGAGGAGAGCTTGACCGGGCCGTAGGTGAATTTCGAATAGCTGAGGCCATAGCCGAATCCCCAGAGCGGCTTGCCCGTGAAGTAGCGATAGGTGCGACCTTTCAGTGAGTAGTCAGTGAAGGCGGGAAGGCCGTCGAGCGAGGCGTAGAAGGTGACGGGCAGGCGTCCAGCGGGATTATTCAGTCCGGCGAGGGTACGAGCAATTGCCGTGCCGCCATCGACGCCGGGGTACCAGGCTTCCAGGATTGCAGCAGTACGTTCGTTCGCCCAGTTGAGGGCGATGGCGCTTCCGCTTTGCAGAACGACGACGATAGGCTTTCCAGTCGCTGCCAAGGCTTCTAGCAATTTCTGCTGAGGCCCTGGCAGATCGAGGCTGGTGCGATCGCCGCCGCTGAAGCCGGGGATCTTGATGGGCATTTCCTCGCCTTCGAGTTGAGGCGAGAGCCCGACGAAGGCTACGACGACTTCAGCTTCTTTGGCGCGTGCTACTGCTTCGTCGATCTGGGCCTGGGCGGGAGCTTCCCATTTCAGCGTTAGTCCTCCGCCGGACTGATCGGCCGCGTGGGAGTACTCGAGCTTGAATTCGTGCTCTCGGGTGTCGGGGAAGTCGAATGCGATTTTTGTCGGTTTGGCGAAGCTCATCACCGGCGGGGCGGTGGGAGACGCACCGGCCTCCGCATGGAAATTGCCCATCGTGGAGAGGTCAAGCTTGGCGCGAAGACTTCCTTCACCGAGCACCTTACCGTCTATGGTCAGACGATAGCCTTCTTCCGGCGAATAGGGAAAGCTGTCGCCGAGTTCGACTGTGAATATGTAGTGACCGGGCGCGGGCGCAGCGATGGTGCCGCTCCAGCGCACAGAGTAGTTGCGGGTCTCGACCTCAGGGCGAGGCTTGGCGTTTTCCCAATCGGTCTGGACGAGGGGTTCGGTTTCAGTGGCGACCGGGCGGCCTGTCCAGTCAGGAGTGGCGAAGAACTCGGTCTTCAGTCCTTTGTTGATACCGAAGGCAGTACGCGGCACAGGTACTCCGAAGCCTTCCGCGAGCATGGAACCTTGTGCGTAGAGGATGGGCGTGCTCTTGAACTGATTGAGCATGCCATCGAGAGGCGTGACGGGATGAAGCGGTGTGCCCACGTAGTTGCCGAGGATCGAAGGCAATGAGTCCGCAGTTGGTCCGATGACGGCGATCTTTTCAGGAGTCTTGAGAGGGAGCGTGCCGTTGTTCTTGAGTAGCACCATGCTCTCCTCCGCAGCCTTGCGCGAGGTCTGGCGATTAGCGTCGGAGGCTACAGATGAGAATGGGATGCGATCGAAGGAGGAGCCGAGCGGATCGAACATGCCGAGTTGAAAGCGCGCGGTATAAAGACGCTCGGCGGCCTGTGTGACCAGGTCTTCCGTGACAAGTCCTTTGTGCACTGCGTTGGCGAGGGTGTTGAAGCCAGGTGTCCAGATACTGCAGGAAAGATCGGTGCCAGCCTGCAATGACAGGGCGGCCGAATGCATGATGTCGGGCGTCTTCTTGTGGCCCTGGTTCACATCCACGATGGCGCCGCAGTCTGAGACCACGAAGCCCTTGAACCCCCAAGCATCGCGGAGATGTTCCTTCAGAAGCATCTTGTTAGTGCAGGCTGGAAACTCGTCGATGGAGTTGTAGGCGCACATCACGGATTGCACGTGGCCCTCTGTAACGGTGGCGCGGAAAGCCGGTAGATAAGTCTCTTCGAGATCGCGCGGGCTGGGATCAACGTTGAAGCCGTGACGCAACGATTCAGGGCCGCTATGCACGGCGAAGTGTTTGCTGGTGGCAACGGCGCGTAGATGCTGCAAGTCATTGCCCTGAACTCCTCCGATGAAAGCGATGCCGAGACGACCCGTGAGGAAGGGATCTTCGCCGTAGGTTTCCTGGCCGCGTCCCCAGCGGGGATCGCGGAAGATGTTGATGTTGGGCGACCAGAAGGTGAGTCCGTAGAAGATGCGGTGATTGCCTTCGTGCTGGGCCTCGTTGTATTTGGCACGAGCTTCTGAGGAGATGACATTGCCCATGTTGCGCACCATTCTTGGGTCCCATGTGGCGGCCATGCCGATGGCCTGGGGAAATACCGTGGCATATCCAGCCCGCGCGACTCCATGAAGGGATTCGTTCCATGTCTGATAGTCGGGAATGCCGAGACGGGGAATGGCGGTGGCCCAATCTTCGAGCTGCGCAGCTTTTTCATCGAGCGTCATGCGACCGACAAGGTCATGGGCGCGTTCCTGCGGAGAGAGATTTGTGTTGAGATAAGCAGCTTCCTGTGCGGACGCATTTGCGGCAAACACGGCAAAGGTCAAAAGCAGAATGAAAAGCCAGCGATGAAGCGGCATTATTTGTTCCTCCATAAGCTGCGCCCGCACTCGTCAGAGCACGGACGGGTCGGTTTCTGCCGGGCTAAATCGCGGTTGCGCCAGCGTTCGCCGACGTATTCGCGCACGGGTCTCGTACAAGAAAGGTCAGCGGAAAAAATGTACTAGGTTAAGGCTACGATTGGCTAGGTTTATCGGTTTACTTTGAGCGCTTTGCGAGCATGGTTCGTCCTAGTGTTCCTGGGCGGACTTCTTCTCAGCCGCCGTCTCCATGCGTTCAAGCATTGCTTGCCAGGCTGTGAATTTGGGATGGCGGTGTAGCGACTCGAGACGAGGATCGGCGAGCATCTGAAAAAACCAAGGGCATCGCGATTCGGCGGCTGTCTGCATTTCCGCGATGGCCCCTTCTACATCTCCAAGGGCTGCGCAAATGGGAGCAGTGAATGAACTCAAGACGAAACGTTCGCGGCTGAGCCACTGGAGACGCTCGAGGATGGAACGAGCTTCGTCTGCTCGTCCGGCCTGAGCCAACGCGTAGCCACAGACTGCGGTTGCCGGATCGAAATAGGGAACTTGCCGCGCTAGATTCTCGGCGACGGTGATGGCGCGGTCTGCATGACCGTTAAAGGCGAGGATGATCGCGCCGTAGATATTCGTGCTTTCGTGATTTGGGAAGATGTCGAGCGCGTGTTCAGCCTGAGCCACGCTCTTCGCGGCTTCTCCAGATAAATGGTAAGCCCAAGCTAGGCGGGCGTTCACCCACGGGGAGTAGGGATCTGCATGCAGCGCCTGGGTGAGCAATTCAATGGCTTCAACGAAGCGGTGACGGCTCAATGAGAACAGCGAGCGATGGCGCGTGATCGACGTTTCGTGAGGAAGGTGCGCACTACCAGAAAAAGCGCGAATGGCTCCCGGCAAATCATGGTCAACATGAAAACGGACCCAACCGAGCGCGGGAAGCACGGCCTCTGCGCCTTCCATGGGAGCGGGGATGGCTTCGGCGGCCAAGCGCACCTGCTGTGCTGCCTCGACTGGCGGTACAAAGCCGGAGATCATCTGAACCACGCGTGCGTTGGCGAGATCGATATGTGAGGCATATAGGCTGGGATCGAGTTCGGCTGCTCGCAGCAGATGCTGAATGCCATCCTGCATGCGGTGACGCTGCAGTGTCTGCCATTCGTGGTGTCCGCGCAGGAAAAGCTCGTAAGCTTGGCGACGCTGCGGATCGTCCAACTTGCCGGGGCCTGCGGTATTCCGCCGGGAAAGAAACGAATCGTAGGTGCTGAGGCGAACGTAGAGGCGATTCGCTAACTCCGACTCCAGCGCCGCGATTCGCGCTTGAGGGACTAACATGTCTTCGACCCAGATCTGTGTACCGTCGGCAACTTGGATCATCTCTGCGCGCAAACGAAAGTGCGAAGGCAGGGCTCGAAGCGTCCCCGTAAGTACGAGATCAGCCTGCAGGGCTTCTCCCACCTGCTGCGCGGTGATCCCCCGCGCCGAGAGAGAGAATGCGGAATCTCGTGCAAGGAGGTGCACCGGGGAAAGTCGATCAGCAGTGAGAAGGGAGATTGTTTCCTCAGCGATCGATGGGCCAAGATGAGCGGGCACATTCATCTCTACCGCAAATGGCACGATAACCAACCGCGGTCCCGGCGGAAGCGATTCGACTTCGCTCTTGTGTACATCTGTGGAGAGCCGGTAGCCGCGTTTGTAGACGGTTTGAATGTAGTCGTCGGGTGCTAGCAACTCGCGGAGTGAGGAGAGGCATTTGGTCACGCTGTCGTCAGTGACATGCACATCGCCCCAGAGTGCCTGTTTCAATTCGCGGTGAGTGACGATGTTTCCCGCATGCGCTAGCAAAACGTTCAGAGCGGCAAGTTCCTTGGGTGGAAGATGAATAACCTCAGCGCCGCGGGTGAGTGTGCCGTCCGCTCCAAGATGGAGATTTCCGAAAGTGACTGCGCGACCAGGTAGAGCGCTAAAACTTGATGCAGGACGGGATTGAACCATCTTCTACCTCGAATTTCGGAAAACTGCTCTGAGTTTCATTGAACTCAAAAGCTGACGGCCTCCTTTGTGCAATCACATTGTCTTGGGGAATGAAAATGAAAGAAAAGATCCCTCCGTTCGGAATCAATAACTCCGGAAATATTTCGTTTCGCGCACCAATTATGTACCTTAACTGCGTTATTCAGGTGTGATGAAGTCTGTCTTTTGTCGGAGGTATTGGTAACGTAGTGGGAAGTTACTGCGCGCAGTTTCGTAATAGGAAAATCTGGTGCGAGTTTCGCGAAATATCGCTCACAAAATTGGAATGCCGTAGGATGGTTGGTTCAGAGATCGGCTGGATTAACTTTCACATCACGACATGAGACCTCGGGGAGGCGAGGTCTCATGCAAGGCCGAATGCTTAACCAGGAAGCTTCAAATGTATCGGCTTAATACTTTGATTTGATTGCGTATGTGAAGCCCATGGTGAATTGGAACGAATTATGTTTCGATGGCGGGTCTGAAGCGGGCGTGTTGTTGATGTAGCTGTCCAAGGTTCCCAAGGAGAAGCTGAGATTTTTGTATGCGGGAAACGCCAGCGTATTGGTTTCATCGGCGGAATAAGCGTGAGGATTGTTGAACGCCGGGATGAAGGCGAGACCTTGCGTATAGACCACGTTTTTGTGATGGAGCACATACGAGAGTGACAGCGTCGATCCGATCAGGTTCTGGTTCGAACCAGAATAAAAGAACTGTTGCTTCTCGTACTGAATCGTTGCTTTGAGGTCGGCTTCCTGCTTTGCGGTTTTGAGAGCAGTCCAACCGATCCCACCGCCATAGATTTGCTGAAGATCTAGGTTTTGAGCGTAATTGTGATCGAAGGCAGTCTGTCCCAGGGCGAAGAAGCGTGGCGACAAATACTCATCGCGCTCTGCATCGGCATGGTAAAGAGCGGACTTGGTGACCACGGCAGGTACGAAGGTTGGAGGTGTCGTGGGAATTGTGAATGCGGGCTGGGTGATTTTCCCGTAAGAGCCGCTGAAATCGAACGACGTACGATCGCGTGGATTCAACCAGCTGGCGGTGGGCACCACGCGCACCATGCCGATGCCGCCGGAGAACGTGTACTGGTTTTGGCTTGCGGTGACGATCGCCGCGCCGGCCGTGGCAGCACCATTCCATCCGGAAAGGAAGCTGGGAGAATGAAAGAGCTGCTTATCAAGGGTGGCTTTGTCCATGATGAATGCGGCATCGGCAACGGGGATCGGCGCCGGCGCGTTGTCGGTATGCAGGGTAAGCGACTGATTGGCGACTTCGATGGTGCCGTTGGGAATCGTCTTTGAACTCTTCTTGCCACGAATCTTCACGTTTTTATCGATCACGGCGAAATTGCCGCTGGTGTGCAGTTCCTTGATCTTGTCCCAGCCAAGCGTGACGTCTCCTAGCGGATCGGAGTGGAACGTCACTTTGCCGCCAATCTCATTGACGAGTTTGCCGTGGAGGGTGTCGCCGTTGCTGAGGACTAGCTCATCGGGCGCGGCGTCTTTAGCTTGCGCAGTGAGATACCCGGGGCTTGCCAGGGCGCAGAAAAGCATCGCGAATGGAATGAGGGCGAGGCGTTGAGGCAAACGGGAGATCAGGGCGCGACGGAATAGAAAGGCGGTAAGCAGGGTCATGGGGGTGATCCTCTTTCAGATTTTTGACATTCTTCATGATCGCCGGTCGAGGGCTGCAACGACGTAATTAACATGCTAAAGCGTTTACATGCGATGCGCATAAGCCGGAATTCAGAAATCTTTCAGATGATGGAAGCCGGATTCGCGGAAGACTTGTTGCGCGAGGTAAGAGCGATGGCAAACGGACCGTCTTATGCACGTTGGGCGCTGGAACCTTACAGCATTGGCATGAAGCTGCGCACACTGCGCACGCAAAGACATTTGACGCTTTCGCGGCTGGCGGTGGAAACCAACTTGTCGACCGCATTGCTTTCGAAACTGGAAACAGACAGGATGATCCCAACGCTGCCGACCCTGGCGAACATCTGCCGGGTCTATGGAGTCGGACTGAGCTATTTTTTTTCGGATGCCGCGAAGCATACCCTTGCGATTACGCGCAAGGCCCATCTCATCGGAAATGGGCGAGGTCAGGATGGAGTAAAGCAGGTGCTTCTGCACGCATTGACTTCGGATGCGCGTCTGGTGGCGCGAATGGTTGAGTATCCGCAGGGCGCCAGCGGGACAATGTCGGAAGGTGGACAGCCGGCGTGCAGCCTTGTTTATGTGCTGGAGGGGAAGCTGCAGATGGACTCGGGCGGAATGCATGAAGTCCTGGAAACGGGTGACTGCGCGTATGTTGACAGCGACATGGCCATCGCGTGGGGCGCGCAGGGAACAGACCGCTGCCGCGTGCTGTCGGTGACGCCGGGTAATCGGCATGAGGGCTGACGCATTTCCGAAAATATCGCTGCAATCGCGACAGTAGCTCTTCAGGATTTACCGCTGGCGGGCGAGGTCTGTAGGATGTTCCTTGCATTCATGACAGTGCAAGTTCGAATGGCAAGGACAGCGAGACTATGCGACCCAATCTGAACCTGATGAAAGCGACTCTGACCGGAGCGCTCGGTGGCCTGCTTTTTGGATTCGATACAGTTGTGATCTCCGGGATCATCGATTCCGTCGTGAAGCTGTATGGGCTGAGCGACTACGGCAAGGGATGGACGGTCGCGATTGCGCTGATTGGGACGGTGGTGGGGTCGTTCAGCGCCGGCGTGGTGGGTCACAAGTTGGGTTCGCGCGAAACGCTGCGGCTGACTGCGGTGCTCTATATCGTTTCGGCATTGGGAAGTGCGCTGGCGTGGAACTGGCCTTCGCTGATGATCTTCCGGTTTATCGGCGGATTGGGGATTGGCGCGTCGTCGGTGCTGGGGCCTGTGTATATCGCGGAACTCGCTCCGGCCAAGTGGCGCGGACGGCTGGTGGGTGCGTTCCAGTTTAACGTGGTCTTCGGCATCCTGGTTGCGTATACGTCGAATTACCTGATCCGTTTGCTGCACCTGGGCGCGACGGAATGGCGCTGGCAAGTAGGCGTCGCGGCGGTTCCGGCGTTGGGTTTCCTGATTCTGCTCTTCGGGATTCCGCGCAGTCCACGGTGGTCGGCTTCGCGCGATCGCATCGATGAAGCACTGGAAGTTCTCAAGCTTATGGGCGAGCCTGAGCCTGAAGCGGAACTGGCGGACATTCGCAAGGCGCTGGCTGAAGAACATGCAACGGCACATGAGCCGGTGTTCCGATGGAAATATCGCTATCCGTTATTCCTGGCGATCACGATTGGGGCATTCAACCAGCTGGCCGGAATCAACGCAATTCTGTATTACCTGAATGACATTTTTCAGGCTGCGGGATTCAGCCAGTTATCGGGTGATCAGCAGGCGATCGCGATCGGGTTTACCAACCTGATTTTCACCATGATCGGGATGAGCATGATCGACAGGGCGGGGCGCAAGACGCTCCTGCTGATCGGTGCAGCAGGCACGGCGAGTTGCCTGGCAGGCGTGGCTTGGATCTATCGCAGCAACGCCCACCAGGGAATGCTGGTATGGCTGCTGATCGGGTATATTGCTTTCTTCGCGATGTCGCAAGGTGCGGTGATCTGGGTATATATCGGCGAGGTGTTTCCAAACGCTGTCCGCTCAAAGGGGCAGGGCGTTGGCAATGCGAGCCACTGGACAATGAATACCATCATTGCGTTGAGCTTCCCGTGGGTCGCGTCGCACCTGGGGCAGAGCGTGCCGTTTGTTTTCTTCTCGGTGATGACGGTGGTGCAATTCCTTACCGTGCTCTTTACCTATCCCGAGACGAAGGGTCAAACGCTGGAAGCCCTTCAAAGGAAGCTGGTCGTGGCGGACTGACCGGCCAGCGCTGGGATGCGACGGCGTTGGACTACAGATCCTGCGCCAGACCCCCCTCCCATACTCTGTAGGGAAGATTTCTCGTTTCAATGGGTTAGGCGGTGCTGATGGCTGCAAAGTCTACTGTCAATTGGACTTAGCCGCAGATTCCTCTCAGCATTAGACTTATGGGCGCCTTCCGTAAGAATCGCGTGATTGCGCGCGATTTTGCGCGGGAGTCCTTTCAATCGCAAGCCGAGCCAGAGCGTCTTAGTGCTTTTATTGTGCTCCAATGGCATGCAATTACCTGCAAATTGGGCGAAATAGTTTAGTTAGTGGATACAGGCACTTAGTGGCTACTTTGCGAACGTGACGCTTGACCTGCGGACGTGGCCGGGACGCGAAAGCAGCAAAAACAGACGCATATCCTCACTCCGCTCCTCAGGAGGACGACTTTGGGAAGAGTGCAAACTGGCACGTGAATGCGCCCCGGTGATCCTTGTCACCAACAGGGAAGTGCGTTCCGACCTATACGTAGAGGTGGGATCGAGATGTTGGGTGTGTAGGCGCGGCGTTGACGCTGTCCCTGTGAGGTTTGTATGGAGCAGATTGCAAATCCGATTTCGGAACAGGTCAGAGAAGTCGTCGAAGCCGTTGTGGAGGCTTTGCGGGTGCCCAAGCCTGACGAGCTTTCGCCGTCGGCGGCATCGAGTTCGTTTGAGGCCGAATCTCTTCGCGCGGAGATCATTCGTGCAGGTCGCAAGCTTTGGGAGCGGCAGTATGTTGACGGCAACGGAGGCAATATCAGCTGCCGGCTGGGCACCAAATACGTGCTGTGTACTCCGACGATGATGAGCAAGCGCGATCTGGAGCCGGCGGATATCTGTTTGTCGGATATGGAAGGGAACATTGTGGCCGGGGATCGGCTGCGTACTAGCGAATTGCTGTTGCATCTGGAGATTTATCGCGCCAATCCGCGGGCGCGCGCGGTCGTTCATTGCCATCCACCGTATGCGACTGCTTTTTCGCTGACGGGAACGGCTCCGCCGGTGGGCTTGATCTCGGAGTACGAAATTTTTATCGGTCCGGCTGCACTTGCGCACTATGAGACTCCGGGAACGCATGCTTTTGCCGAGACGGTGTTGCCGTTTGTGCGGGATCACAACACGATTCTGCTTGCGAATCACGGTGTGGTCTGCTGGAGCGACACGGTGACGCATGCCGAGTGGCTGACGGAGATTCTTGAGTCGTATTGCAAGACGTACCTGATTGCCAAGCAGATTGGCAAGCCGCTGACACATATTCCCGAGGAGAAGATCCAGGAGATTCTGGCGTTGAAGCGGAAGCTTGGGTTCCCGGATGCGCGCATGGAGCCGCTGCTGCCAAAAGCGGAAGCTGCGAATGCACCAGTGAATCCGGAGTTGGAGAAGTTGGTGCGGCAGGTGGTGTCGCGGCTGGAAGAGCGGTAGCTGCTGTACAAATCGGGACTCCGCTGCCCCAATGAGATGCAGTCTTAGGTCCGCTTGTGATGGCGATCCAGTTTACTGATGAGTATTTGACGGTTCGTCCACCAGCCACCCGGAATCCAGAAGTTGAGACCGACCGAGCGTTCAAACGAGACATGCCGCCCCAACAGCAGGCAGCATGTCTAGCATTTGATTTCTGGTTTTTAGCGATTCAGCACCGCACTCTTCGCCCCCCCTTGCTGCAGTGACGCCACGAATTTGACGAGATTGTTCGCTCTCAAATCCGGCGCTTGCCCGAACCGCGACTGGAACAGGTCTCCCCAGATCGGCATGTCGATTGATCCGTGCGCGTGGCCCTTCAAGCCGAACTTCAAAATCCCCTCTACTTTCATCCGCGGGTACTTGCCGTCGTTGCGTTCCGCCAACCTGCTCAGATCCGTCGGCGCTGCCTTGACGAATTGAGCGGCTGGCCCGTCACCCTTTCCCTGAAGCCCATGGCAAGAAGCGCAGTAATCCTTGTACATCTGCGCACCCGAAGTCGGATCGCTGTATGGTACCGGCGCCAACTTGATTTCCTTTTCCTTGCTTTGCGACCATGAGGTCGAAGCCAGACAAGCAACGAAGATGAACATCAAAATCCTGAGGTGTTTCATACTCTTCCCCTTTCAAAAGATCTGGCAGGGCGGAGCGGAAGGGGGCAACTCCGAAAGGGGTTGAAGAATCGCCGCCGCTTCCGGACCGCCCTGGCTTTTGACCTGACCAAATCACGGCGGCATCTTGCACCTTACTCAGGCGACGCTTCAATGAAAGGCCGATAACTCCTCTATACAAATTCGATAATCGGGCAAGTCCTCAACTGCAGGCAGTTTGGGGAGTGTTGCGTTCATTGAATTCCGGTAAGTGGTAAACTTCCGCCGTACAAAAACGTGCAGGTTATTCGCCCTCACATCTGGAATCTCGCACTTCGCGTTGTGCTCGAGGGTTTTCCCGATGAAGATCGATTCACGGGCCGACCATACCGTTCGCTTCGGCACGTTTGAGCTCAATCCCCGCACCCGAGAGCTTTATCGGAATCGCTCTAAACTGAAACTTCACGGCCAGCCCATTGACTTGCTTGAGATTCTGCTGGAACATGCCGGCGAGTTGGTCACCCGCGAGGAACTCCGAACAAGACTCTGGCCTGCAGACACCTTCGTCGACTTCGAACATATTCTGAACAACAACATCAAAAGGCTGCGGGAGGCCTTGGACGATGACGCGAATGCACCGCGCTTTATTGAGACGCTTCCCCGCCTGGGCTACCGCTTCATCGCTCCCGTAGCAGTGATTGGAGTTCGATTCACGAATCCGGTGGAGAAGCCGGAGGGCCTTGACATCGGACTCTCTCCAGCGCCTCCGCCGAACAATGAAAATGGCAGCGAGATCAATATCGCTCTTCCAACCTCGGCCGTTGAAAAAACCTCCACCAAATTGCCTGCACATAACGAGCGCGACATTGCGACCGCTACGATCCCGTCCAAGATTATGGACGGGGTGAAACAGGTCGTCTCTTGGCGGTGGGCGGCGCTCACTTCAGTTTTCGCGTTCATTGTCGCTTCCGCAATCTTGTACCTGCTTCGCCCACTGCCCTTGCTGCCAGTAGCCGAATTTACCCAGATCACCCACGACGGTCTCCGCAAGGATATTGCTGGAACCGACGGCGTCAGGCTCTACCTCAATAGGTCTCCCGATCAGGGGGGCTTTGCCCAGGTCGCGACCTCTGGAGGAGAACTCGCGCCCGTCCCGGTTGCATTCCCGTACCCCTATAACTCTGTGCTCGATGTCTCGCCGGATGGGTCTACTTTGCTGGTTTCTTCGAGTGGGGGTCCACAAGAGAAGTGGGGCCTGTGGAGTGTGGGGGTTCCAGGAGGTTCGCGCCGGCGCCTGGCCGACGGTGGCATCGACTCTGCGGCTTGGTCTCCTGACGGGAAATCCGTCGTTTACTACGAGTACGACGTGGGCATCTATGTCATGCGGAGCGATGGCAGCGAAGCACACAGGGTGGGCCCGGTAAAGCGCCCTGTATTTGACCTGGCCTGGTCACCGGACGGCCGCAGGATCCGGTTTACCCAGTACCTGGACGACCAGATTTGGGAGATGTCGTCGGACGGCTCGGGACTCCATCCATTGCTTCCGAACTGGCGCCCCTCGTCCCAGCAGAGTGGCGGCCGTTGGACTCCCGACGGGAGATTCTTCCTGTTCTTGTCGTGGAGCGATCGCTCGAGCAGATCATTCAGCATAAAACCGCCGCTGCAGTTCTGGGCGCTCGATGAGCGTCGCTGGCCGTTCCGGCATGCGCCCGCCGAGCCGGTTCAACTGACCTCCGGCCCAATCCGCTGGCTCACACCCGTTCTCAGTAAGGACGGGAAAAAGATCTTTGCTCAAGGCACCATCCCACGCGGAGAACTGGAACGCTACGATGCGAAAACCCGTCGCTTGCAACCCTTCTTCGGAGGTATCTCTGCGCAAGACGTCGCCTTCTCCAGGGATGGTAAGTCGGTAGCGTATGTCACTTTTCCTGAAGGTGTCCTGTGGAGGGCCAACCAGGATGGCAGCAATCCAGTCCAACTAACCGACCCGCCGTTATATCCGATCTTGCCCAGCTGGTCGCCGGACGGCGCCCAAATCTTGTTCGACGGTGCGGATTCGAAAGGCCAGATGCAGAGCTACATCGTTTCTGCCCAGGGCGGAACGCCTCAGAAGGTTTTCCCGGAAGACAAGGAGGAGGAGTGGGATCCGGGCTGGTCCTCCGACGGACGCAGGATTGTTTTTACAGGGAACGGCGCATTGCAGATCCTTGATCTTGCGAGCCATCGAGAAACCCCTGTGCCCGGATCGGCTGAGGAGCACTCGCCGCGATGGTCGCCTGACGGCCGATTCATCGCCGGCATCTCGTCTGATGGCGACCTGGCGGTCTTCGACATCAAGGCGCAGCGATGGTCGATGCTCGACAAGGGGAAGGGCGTTGCTTTTCCAGCGTGGTCACGGGACAGCCAATTCATTTTCTTCCTTCGCGATTGGGGCGATCTTCCAGGCGTGTATCGCGTTCGCGTTTCGGGTGCCGATGCGGAACGTGTTGTCGACCTGAAGGGGTTTCGTTCCACTGGAGTGTTTACCCACTGGATGGGCCTCGACGCGGAAGACACGCCGCTGGTGCTTCATGAAG
It encodes:
- a CDS encoding c-type cytochrome, which gives rise to MKHLRILMFIFVACLASTSWSQSKEKEIKLAPVPYSDPTSGAQMYKDYCASCHGLQGKGDGPAAQFVKAAPTDLSRLAERNDGKYPRMKVEGILKFGLKGHAHGSIDMPIWGDLFQSRFGQAPDLRANNLVKFVASLQQGGAKSAVLNR
- a CDS encoding class II aldolase/adducin family protein — encoded protein: MEQIANPISEQVREVVEAVVEALRVPKPDELSPSAASSSFEAESLRAEIIRAGRKLWERQYVDGNGGNISCRLGTKYVLCTPTMMSKRDLEPADICLSDMEGNIVAGDRLRTSELLLHLEIYRANPRARAVVHCHPPYATAFSLTGTAPPVGLISEYEIFIGPAALAHYETPGTHAFAETVLPFVRDHNTILLANHGVVCWSDTVTHAEWLTEILESYCKTYLIAKQIGKPLTHIPEEKIQEILALKRKLGFPDARMEPLLPKAEAANAPVNPELEKLVRQVVSRLEER
- a CDS encoding winged helix-turn-helix domain-containing protein, encoding MKIDSRADHTVRFGTFELNPRTRELYRNRSKLKLHGQPIDLLEILLEHAGELVTREELRTRLWPADTFVDFEHILNNNIKRLREALDDDANAPRFIETLPRLGYRFIAPVAVIGVRFTNPVEKPEGLDIGLSPAPPPNNENGSEINIALPTSAVEKTSTKLPAHNERDIATATIPSKIMDGVKQVVSWRWAALTSVFAFIVASAILYLLRPLPLLPVAEFTQITHDGLRKDIAGTDGVRLYLNRSPDQGGFAQVATSGGELAPVPVAFPYPYNSVLDVSPDGSTLLVSSSGGPQEKWGLWSVGVPGGSRRRLADGGIDSAAWSPDGKSVVYYEYDVGIYVMRSDGSEAHRVGPVKRPVFDLAWSPDGRRIRFTQYLDDQIWEMSSDGSGLHPLLPNWRPSSQQSGGRWTPDGRFFLFLSWSDRSSRSFSIKPPLQFWALDERRWPFRHAPAEPVQLTSGPIRWLTPVLSKDGKKIFAQGTIPRGELERYDAKTRRLQPFFGGISAQDVAFSRDGKSVAYVTFPEGVLWRANQDGSNPVQLTDPPLYPILPSWSPDGAQILFDGADSKGQMQSYIVSAQGGTPQKVFPEDKEEEWDPGWSSDGRRIVFTGNGALQILDLASHRETPVPGSAEEHSPRWSPDGRFIAGISSDGDLAVFDIKAQRWSMLDKGKGVAFPAWSRDSQFIFFLRDWGDLPGVYRVRVSGADAERVVDLKGFRSTGVFTHWMGLDAEDTPLVLHEVGTSDIYALTLETK
- a CDS encoding sugar porter family MFS transporter encodes the protein MRPNLNLMKATLTGALGGLLFGFDTVVISGIIDSVVKLYGLSDYGKGWTVAIALIGTVVGSFSAGVVGHKLGSRETLRLTAVLYIVSALGSALAWNWPSLMIFRFIGGLGIGASSVLGPVYIAELAPAKWRGRLVGAFQFNVVFGILVAYTSNYLIRLLHLGATEWRWQVGVAAVPALGFLILLFGIPRSPRWSASRDRIDEALEVLKLMGEPEPEAELADIRKALAEEHATAHEPVFRWKYRYPLFLAITIGAFNQLAGINAILYYLNDIFQAAGFSQLSGDQQAIAIGFTNLIFTMIGMSMIDRAGRKTLLLIGAAGTASCLAGVAWIYRSNAHQGMLVWLLIGYIAFFAMSQGAVIWVYIGEVFPNAVRSKGQGVGNASHWTMNTIIALSFPWVASHLGQSVPFVFFSVMTVVQFLTVLFTYPETKGQTLEALQRKLVVAD